Sequence from the Aquipuribacter hungaricus genome:
GTCAGCGGGTCGTTGCGCTGGCCGAACCCGACCGGCGTGACCCCGAGGGCGAGGAGGCTGGCCAGCTCGGCCCCGTCGGTGGCCGCGACCACGCGTCGGGGCGCCCGCTCGACCACGGTCGACCCGGCGGCGTGCTCGACCGTCCGCGGGAAGCCCGTCCCGCCCGACGGCACGGCCGCACCGGTGGGGGCGGCGGAGGGCCCGGCCGACGAGCAGGCGGAGACGCCCAGGAGCGTCGCGGCCGAGGCCCCGGCCAGGAGGCCTCTCCGGGTCCAGCCGGTGCCGTCGGCGGGGGTCGGGGCGGGGCGCATGTCTCTCCTCGGTCAGGGCCCGGCCGGTGGCCGGGGGCGGGGTAAGGTGGACCTTACCTGCCGCTCCACCGGCTCCGGACCCCACCTCGGAGGGGACCGGGACGTGCCGCGCCGGGTCACGGTCCGGGCCGCGAGGGGGACCCGTCGCGCGGGTCCCGCCGTCCCCCGACCGTCGGGCTCCCGGGTCCCTATCCTGGGGTCCGTCGTCGGGCCAGGACTCGACCGCGACCCCGCCCGGGTCGCCACGCCGAGCCAGGAGGGCCCCGATGCCCGCGCCGAGCACCACCCCCGACGACCGGTCGCGCGCCGAGCGCGTCATCGAGGCGATGTCGGTCGGCTACCTGACGCTGGACGCCGCCTGGCGGGTCACCCAGGTCAACGCCGAGGCGGTCAGCCTGCTCGGCCGCCCCGGCGGCGAGCTCGTCGGCGGCGTGCTGTGGGACCTGTTCCCCGACGCCGTGGGGAGCGACTTCGAGACCGCCTACCGCCGGGCGGTCGCGACCGGCCGGACGGAGACGTTCGACGCGTTCTACCCCGCACCGCTGGACGCCTGGTACGAGGTCCGCGCCATCCCCGAGGCGGGCGGCCTGGCCCTGTACTTCCTCGACGTCACCGCCCGCCGGGACGCCGAGCGCACCGCCCGGCACCGTGGCGAGCGGCTGGCCGCCGTCGGCGAGGTCGCGCTGGCCCTCGCCGACGCCCAGGACATGACCGACCTGGTGACGACCATGGCGGAGCGCGGCCTGGGTGCGCTCGGCGCCGACGGCGGCGCGGTCGCCGTGCCCGACCCCGACGACCCCGGCGCGCTGCTGTCCTACATCACGTCGAGCTACGGCCCGGGGGCACAGGCGAGCTTCGGCCGCCTGACGGTCGACGCGGCGCTGCCGGTGTGCGAGGCGTACACCACCGGGCGGCGGGTCCTCGTCCCCGACCTGGAGGCGGCCCTGGCCTACTCGCCCCTGATGGCGGACGTGGTGGCGTCGACCGGGTCCCCCGTGTACGTCTCGCTGCCGCTGCGGGCCGCGGGGCAGGTCATCGGGGTGCTCACCGCCGGCTGGGAGCAGCCTCAGCCGTTCGACGACGAGCAGCTGGAGCTCGTGGAGACCTACGCGGCCCAGTGCGCGCAGGCCCTGCAGCGGCTGCGCGCCCGCGACCTCGAGCAGGCCGCCACCGCGGCCGCGCGCCGCTCGGCCGAGCAGCAGGCCGCCCTCGTCGCGCTCGCCATGACGCTGGAGGGGACGGCCACCGCGGCGGACGTCCTGGAAGTCGTCGGCTCGCGCGCCGTCGCCCTGCTCGGCGCCCAGGACGCCGTGCTGTGCCTGGCCGGCCCGACGGCCGTGCGCGCCCTCACCACCACGGAGACGGACGGGCGGCCGCTCACGCAGGAGAGCCGGCTCCCCGCGGACCTCGCGCTGCCCATGGTCGACACCGCCGTCACCGGCACCCCGCACCACTTCGGCGACCGCGCGGAGGTCCTGGCCCGGTTCCCCGCCGTCGCGGGCACGTACGCCGCGACCCGGACCCGCGCCTCGGCCGCCGTGCCGCTGCGGGCCGGGGGCACGGTGACCGGCTCGCTGGCGGTGGCGTTCGACCACGACCGCGCCTGGGTGCCGGCCGAGCGGGACCTGCTGGACGCGGTCGCCGCGCTGACCGGCCAGGCGCTGGAGCGGATCAGCGCCCGCGACGCCGAGCGCACGGCCACCCGCGCCGTCGCCCAGCTCGCCGAGACCCTGCAGCGCTCGCTGCTGAGCAGCCCGCCGCAGCCGCACCAGCTCGAGGTCGTGGTCCGGTACGCCCCCGCCGCGTCCGAGGCCGAGGTCGGCGGGGACTGGTACGACGCGTTCGTCACCTCCGAGGGCACCGCCAGCCTCGTCGTCGGCGACGTCACCGGGCACGACCGCCACGCGGCGGCCGCCATGGCCCAGCTGCGCAACCTGCTGCGCGGCATCGGCTACGCGGTCGGCCAGCCCCCCGCGGCGGTGCTGTCGACGCTCGACCGCGCGCTGGGCGACCTGTCCGTGGACGCCATGGCGACGGTCGTGCTCGTCCAGGCCCAGCAGTCCGCCGAGCAGGAGCAGCGGGGCGCGCACGGGCTGCACTGGGCTAACGCCGGGCACCTGCCGCCGCTGCTCGTGGCGCCCGACGGCACGCCCGGGTACCTGCTCACCGAGCCGGAGCTCATGCTCGGCGTCGACCCGTCGGGCTCCCGGACCGACCACCACGTCGTGCTCGAGCCGGGAGCGACCCTGCTGCTGTTCACCGACGGCCTCGTCGAGCGGCGCGGCGCGCACCTGCAGGCGGGCCTGGACTGGCTCGCGCGGGCCGTCGGCGAGCTGGTCCACCTGCCCCTGGACGAGCTGTGCGACGCCGTGCTCGGGCAGGTCGGCTCCCGGGTCGAGGACGACGTCGTGGTGCTCGCCGTGCGCCCGGTCCCGCCGGGCTGAGCCCGGGGCAGCCGGGGCCAGCCGTCAGGCGGCCGGCTCGACGACGCAGAACCAGACCACCTTGCCGGCGGGCCGGCGCCGCCACCCCCAGCGCTGGGCGAGGGCGTCGAGCAGCTCGACGCCCCGGCCGCTCTCGTCCTCGTCGCCGCTGGGCCGGGGACGCCGCGGCGGGGAGGACGACCCGTCCTCGACCTCGACGCAGAGCACGTCGCCCTCCTCCACCAGCCGCACCGTGCTGGCGGTGCGCGCGTGGACGACGACGTTGGTGACCACCTCGGTGAGCAGCAGCTCGGCCAGGTCCCCCACCGACGACGCCGGGTCGACGACGAGCTGCTGGCGCAGCCAGCGCCGGGCCGCCCGCGGCGCCGAGGCCTCGCACGGCAGCCGGATCTCCGCTCCTGCGTCCATCCCACCCCCCGGTGCTCCAGGACCACGCCCACTGTCCGTGGCCGAGGACGCACACCGTGCCACATGCAGGGGGCTGCTCCTCACCGGGGCACACCAGGCGGGACCGCGGGCCGGCTGACCTGCCGGCACTGGCCCCGCCGGCGGCGGGGTCAGGGGACCAGGCGGTAGCCGACCCCGGCCTCGGTGATGAGGTGCCGCGGGCGCGACGGCTCCGGCTCGAGCTTGGCGCGCAGCTGGTTGAGGTAGACCCGCAGGTAGTGCGTCTCGCGGTCCAGGTGAGGACCGCGCAGCTCCTGCAGCAGCTCGCGCCGCCCGACCACCCGGCCGACGTCGCGGGCGAGCAGCTCCAGCACCCGGTACTCCGTGGGCGTCAGCGACACCGGCAGGCCGTCGGCGTCGGTGACGAGCCGGCGGGCGAGGTCGACGGTGAAGGAGGCGGTGACGACGACCGGCGCGTCCTGCCCGGGCGAGCCGCGGCGGACGGCCGCCCGGAGCCGGGCGAGCAGCTCGTCCATGCCGAACGGCTTGGTGACGTAGTCGTCGGCGCCGGCGTCGAGCGCGTCGACCTTGTCGTCGCTGGTCTGCCGGGCCGACAGCACGACCACCGGGACCTGCGACCACGCGCGCAGGGCACGGAGCACGTCGGTGCCGTCCATGTCGGGCAGGCCGAGGTCGAGCACGACGAGCTCCGGCGACCACGCGACCGCCGTCTCGACGGCCTCGGTCCCGGTGGTCAC
This genomic interval carries:
- a CDS encoding SpoIIE family protein phosphatase, which translates into the protein MPAPSTTPDDRSRAERVIEAMSVGYLTLDAAWRVTQVNAEAVSLLGRPGGELVGGVLWDLFPDAVGSDFETAYRRAVATGRTETFDAFYPAPLDAWYEVRAIPEAGGLALYFLDVTARRDAERTARHRGERLAAVGEVALALADAQDMTDLVTTMAERGLGALGADGGAVAVPDPDDPGALLSYITSSYGPGAQASFGRLTVDAALPVCEAYTTGRRVLVPDLEAALAYSPLMADVVASTGSPVYVSLPLRAAGQVIGVLTAGWEQPQPFDDEQLELVETYAAQCAQALQRLRARDLEQAATAAARRSAEQQAALVALAMTLEGTATAADVLEVVGSRAVALLGAQDAVLCLAGPTAVRALTTTETDGRPLTQESRLPADLALPMVDTAVTGTPHHFGDRAEVLARFPAVAGTYAATRTRASAAVPLRAGGTVTGSLAVAFDHDRAWVPAERDLLDAVAALTGQALERISARDAERTATRAVAQLAETLQRSLLSSPPQPHQLEVVVRYAPAASEAEVGGDWYDAFVTSEGTASLVVGDVTGHDRHAAAAMAQLRNLLRGIGYAVGQPPAAVLSTLDRALGDLSVDAMATVVLVQAQQSAEQEQRGAHGLHWANAGHLPPLLVAPDGTPGYLLTEPELMLGVDPSGSRTDHHVVLEPGATLLLFTDGLVERRGAHLQAGLDWLARAVGELVHLPLDELCDAVLGQVGSRVEDDVVVLAVRPVPPG
- a CDS encoding ATP-binding protein, producing MDAGAEIRLPCEASAPRAARRWLRQQLVVDPASSVGDLAELLLTEVVTNVVVHARTASTVRLVEEGDVLCVEVEDGSSSPPRRPRPSGDEDESGRGVELLDALAQRWGWRRRPAGKVVWFCVVEPAA
- a CDS encoding response regulator, producing the protein MSRVLVVEDDPALARALGITLRSQQHDVRTVTTGTEAVETAVAWSPELVVLDLGLPDMDGTDVLRALRAWSQVPVVVLSARQTSDDKVDALDAGADDYVTKPFGMDELLARLRAAVRRGSPGQDAPVVVTASFTVDLARRLVTDADGLPVSLTPTEYRVLELLARDVGRVVGRRELLQELRGPHLDRETHYLRVYLNQLRAKLEPEPSRPRHLITEAGVGYRLVP